From the Cohaesibacter sp. ES.047 genome, the window ACTTGGCATCCAGCATGTTCTGGCGATGTTCATTGCCAACGTGACACCGGCCATCATCGTGGCGGGTGCTGCCGGGTTCGGATTCGGCTCCAATTCGCCGGATTTCCCAGAATTGCTCTACATGATCCAGATGTCGATGCTGTTCGCCGGGCTCGCTACCCTGCTGCAGACGATCACCATCGGACCGGTTGGTGCGGCGTTGCCCATTGTTCAGGGCACGAGCTTTGCGTTCCTGCCGATCATGATCCCGCTGGTTGCTGGCAAGGGTGTTGATGGCCTTGCAGCCCTTTATACGGGTATTTTCATCGGTGGTCTGTTCCATGCCTTTCTTGGCCTGTTCATCGGCAAGATCCGCTTTGCGCTGCCACCGCTCGTCACCGGCCTTGTGGTCACAATGATCGGTCTGGCGCTGGTCAAGGTCGGCATCCAGTATGCGGCTGGCGGGGTTCCTGCCATCGGCACGCCGGAATATGGCTCGGCTCTCAACTGGGGCGCTGCGCTGGTTGTTATCTTTGTCACGCTGGGTCTGAAGTTCTTCGCGCGTGGCATGCTGTCTGTCTCGGCGGTGCTGGTTGGCCTGATTGTGGGGTATATCTTTGCGCTCCTCACCGGCATGCTGACGGTCGATGCCATCACCACCTCTTGGGACCGCGCAGCCGCATTCGCCCTGCCGATGCCCTTCAAATATGGCTTCGAGCTGTCTTTTGCCGCCATCCTCGGCTTTTGCCTGATGGCTGTCATCTCGGCGATTGAAACCGTTGGTGACGTCTCGGGCATCACCAAAGGCGGGGCTGGGCGTGAAGCGACCGACAAGGAAATCTCCGGTGCAACCTTTGCCGATGGCCTTGGCACGGCACTCGCCGGTATCTTTGGCGCTTTGCCGAACACGTCCTTCTCCCAGAATGTGGGTCTGATTGCCATGACCCGCATCATGAGCCGCCATGTGGTGACCATCGGTGCGATCTTCCTGATCATCTGCGGCCTGATCCCGAAAGTGGGCGGCCTCATCCGCACCATCCCCATCGAAGTGCTGGGCGGCGGTGTGATCGTGATGTTCGGCATGGTGGTTGCTGCGGGCATTTCCATGCTTTCGGACGTGCACTGGAACCGCCGCAACATGGTGATCTTTGCGATTGCCCTGTCGGTCGGTCTTGGTCTGCAGCTTGAGCCGGGTGCCGTGCAGCATCTGCCGGGAACCTTGAAAATCCTGTTGACCTCCGGCTTGCTTCCCGCTGCGCTGATCGCGGTTGTGCTCAACCTCATCCTGCCGGAAGAACTGGCAGCTGAGTCGACCGAGGAAGTCTCCGGCGGCATGGCCGGTCACGGTGAAGGGTCTCTGCCAGGCGAGTGATCGCCTAGCATATGTGACAATGCAAAGCCCCCGGAAGCCAATGGTTTCCGGGGGCTTTTTCGTCTTGGATGCTTCCAGAATTGAGGGGATTTACGGGATCATCGCCCACCGGTTCTCTGGTGGCTGAGTTGATAGCTGGCGTGGGCCGTCTCCAGCGCAAGCATCACCTCGGCGACGGTCAAGGCAGCGATGACCGCCGGACGCTTGTCACGGCTGGCGCTGCCACCGATCGGGCAGGTGAGACGCTCATAGAGGGCGGGAGCATCCTTGCCCTCCTCTCCGCTCAGCCAATGCTTGAACGTGCCGCGTTTGCTCTTGGAGCCGATCATGCCGACATAGGCAGCATCCGCGCGACTGAGCGCCTCTCGCGCGAGCAGAAAATCCAGAGCGTGATCATGGGTGAGAATGACAAAGGCACTGCCCGGTGGCGCTGTGCGGACGTCCTGCTCCGGCAGGGGCGTGCAGCGCTGCTCGACAACTGGATCGCACAGGGCCAATTCCTCTTCGCGGCTATCAACAACAATGGCATGCACCGGCAGCAGCCGAAGGTTTGAGGCCAGCGCCCGGCCGACATGCCCTGCTCCGAAAATATAGACGTTGGGCCGGGTCGCGATCTCGCGGTCTTCGCGCCCGATGGCAAGTCGCTTTGCCCGGTGATCCATCAGCGAGAAATGCAGCGCCACGACGCCGCCGCAGCATTGACCGATTTCCGGCCCCAAGGGCACTGAGAGATTTTTCACCCCCTGCCTGAGGCGCAACATGCGGCGGGCTTCGTCGATGGCGATATATTCGAGCTGACCACCACCGATGGTGCCATGGATTGCACTCTCGGTGACGAAGATCGTCGCGCCAATTTCGCGCGGGGATGAGCCTTTCAGGTCCATCAGTTCGACGCGGATGATCGTGTCGTGCTTTTCAAGAAAAGATTGCAAGCTGATGGTCATGATCCGGTCTCCTATTATGGCTGCAACGCCTCCACGGCAAGCAGGACCCGCTCGGGGGTGGCGGGGGCATCAAGGCGGGGGCAGGTGCGATAGTCATCAACGCTGGCAACCGCCATGGACAGGGCTTCAAGCACAGAGATGGCCAGCATGAAGGGCGGCTCACCAACGGCCTTGGAGCGTTTGATGGTGCGCTCCTGATTTTCGGACCAGTTGGCCAGCTCGACATTGAAAACACGCGGGATATCGCTTGCAAGCGGGATCTTGTAGGTGCTGGGGGCATGGGTTCTGAGGCGGCCCTTGTCGTCCCACCACAGCTCCTCGGTGGTCAGCCAGCCCATGCCCTGAATGAAGGCCCCTTCCACCTGTCCCTTGTCGATGGCGGGATTGAGGGACTTGCCGACGTCATGGAGAATATCCGTGCGATCAATGACATATTCGCCGGTCAGCGTGTCGATGGTGACCTCGGAGACAGCCGCGCCATAGGCATAATAGAAGAAGGGGCGCCCCTTGCCTGCCTCCCTGTCCCAATGGATCTTGGGGGTCTTGTAGAAACCGGCAGCAGAAAGATGCACGCGCGCCTGATAGGCAAGCTTGATGAAGGCATCAAAGGGCATGACTTCCGCGCCGACCTTGACCGTGTTGGGCAGGAACTCGACCGCCTCCTCCGACACGCTCCATTTTTCCGCGGCAAAGGCGATGAGGCGTGCCTTTAACTGATTGGCTGCATCGAGCGCTGCCATCCCGTTGAGGTCCGTGCCCGAAGATGCGGCGGTGGCAGAGGTGTTCGGCACCTTGTCGGTCGCGGTTCGCGTGATCTTGATGCGACCAAGGTCGATCTGGAAGGCCTCGGCGACGACCTGCGCAACCTTGGTGTTGAGGCCCTGCCCCATTTCTGTGCCGCCATGGTTGAGCTGAACCGAGCCATCGGAATAGATGTGAATGAGGCTGCCCGCCTGATTGAAGTGAGTTGCCGTGAAGGAGATACCGAACTTGACCGGCGTGAAGGCGATACCCTTCCTCTTGATAGCGCCCGTCTCATTGGCCTTTTTGTTGTGGGCCAGAATATCGGCGCGGCGGGCCTGATAGTCCGAACTTATCTCGAGCTCATCGGTGATGCGCGCAAGGATGTTGTCCTCGACCTGCTGGTGGTAGGGGGTGTGGTCACGCCCCTCCTCGCCATAATAATTCAGCTTGCGGATCTCGAGCGGATCCTTGCCCAGCGCATAGGCAATCTCTTCGGTGATGCGTTCGGCGATGATGACCCCTTGCGGCCCGCCAAAGCCGCGAAAGGCGGTGTTCGAGACGGTGTTGGTCTTCATCGGATGGGAGCGTACGCGGACATTGGGGTAGAAATAGGCATTGTCAGCATGGAACAGCGCCCGGTCGGTCACGGCTCCGGACAGATCAGCGGAATAGCCGCAGCGGGCGGCAAAATCGCCCTCAACCGCCAGAATGCGGCCATCGTTATCAAAGGCGACATCATAATCGACGACAAAGTCGTGGCGCTTGCCGGTGGCGATCATGTCGTCATCGCGGTCAGGCCTGAGCTTGACGGGGCGGTCCAGCTTCTTTGCGGCCATGGCAGCGACCACGGCAAAGATATTCATCTGGGTTTCCTTGCCGCCAAAGCCGCCACCCATGCGGCGCACCTGTACCGTTACGGAATGGGACGGGATGCCAAGCACCTTGGCGACCATATGCTGGGCTTCGCTGGGGTGCTGGGTGGAGCAATAAAGCAGCACATCTTCATCCTCGCCCGGCAGGGCAAAGGCGATGTGGCCTTCCAGATACATATGATCCTGACCACCCACACGCATGCGAGCGGAGATGCGGTGGGGCGCATCGGCAAAGCCGGTTGCGACATCCCCCCGTTCAAGCTTCATGGGTTTGTAGACATGAGGGTAATCGGCCTCACGCGCCGCATCGACATCGGTCGCAAACGGCAGATCCTCATAATCGATCTTGGCCTTGAGCACCGCACGGCGGGCCAGATCACGGGTTTCAGCAATCACGGCAAACAGCGGCTGGCCGTAGAAATCAGTGATCT encodes:
- the xdhB gene encoding xanthine dehydrogenase molybdopterin binding subunit; translation: MKQDTNMTPGGNAAIKGAAHDSQIHESAIKHVTGGADYTDDMMEPIGTLHGALGLSERAHARILAMDLSECEESEGVVAVLTASDIPAVNDISPNHLDDEPVFPEEITDFYGQPLFAVIAETRDLARRAVLKAKIDYEDLPFATDVDAAREADYPHVYKPMKLERGDVATGFADAPHRISARMRVGGQDHMYLEGHIAFALPGEDEDVLLYCSTQHPSEAQHMVAKVLGIPSHSVTVQVRRMGGGFGGKETQMNIFAVVAAMAAKKLDRPVKLRPDRDDDMIATGKRHDFVVDYDVAFDNDGRILAVEGDFAARCGYSADLSGAVTDRALFHADNAYFYPNVRVRSHPMKTNTVSNTAFRGFGGPQGVIIAERITEEIAYALGKDPLEIRKLNYYGEEGRDHTPYHQQVEDNILARITDELEISSDYQARRADILAHNKKANETGAIKRKGIAFTPVKFGISFTATHFNQAGSLIHIYSDGSVQLNHGGTEMGQGLNTKVAQVVAEAFQIDLGRIKITRTATDKVPNTSATAASSGTDLNGMAALDAANQLKARLIAFAAEKWSVSEEAVEFLPNTVKVGAEVMPFDAFIKLAYQARVHLSAAGFYKTPKIHWDREAGKGRPFFYYAYGAAVSEVTIDTLTGEYVIDRTDILHDVGKSLNPAIDKGQVEGAFIQGMGWLTTEELWWDDKGRLRTHAPSTYKIPLASDIPRVFNVELANWSENQERTIKRSKAVGEPPFMLAISVLEALSMAVASVDDYRTCPRLDAPATPERVLLAVEALQP
- a CDS encoding uracil-xanthine permease family protein, whose product is MDNNSIGTPAQLADPNYTPPLLKAIPLGIQHVLAMFIANVTPAIIVAGAAGFGFGSNSPDFPELLYMIQMSMLFAGLATLLQTITIGPVGAALPIVQGTSFAFLPIMIPLVAGKGVDGLAALYTGIFIGGLFHAFLGLFIGKIRFALPPLVTGLVVTMIGLALVKVGIQYAAGGVPAIGTPEYGSALNWGAALVVIFVTLGLKFFARGMLSVSAVLVGLIVGYIFALLTGMLTVDAITTSWDRAAAFALPMPFKYGFELSFAAILGFCLMAVISAIETVGDVSGITKGGAGREATDKEISGATFADGLGTALAGIFGALPNTSFSQNVGLIAMTRIMSRHVVTIGAIFLIICGLIPKVGGLIRTIPIEVLGGGVIVMFGMVVAAGISMLSDVHWNRRNMVIFAIALSVGLGLQLEPGAVQHLPGTLKILLTSGLLPAALIAVVLNLILPEELAAESTEEVSGGMAGHGEGSLPGE
- the xdhC gene encoding xanthine dehydrogenase accessory protein XdhC; the protein is MTISLQSFLEKHDTIIRVELMDLKGSSPREIGATIFVTESAIHGTIGGGQLEYIAIDEARRMLRLRQGVKNLSVPLGPEIGQCCGGVVALHFSLMDHRAKRLAIGREDREIATRPNVYIFGAGHVGRALASNLRLLPVHAIVVDSREEELALCDPVVEQRCTPLPEQDVRTAPPGSAFVILTHDHALDFLLAREALSRADAAYVGMIGSKSKRGTFKHWLSGEEGKDAPALYERLTCPIGGSASRDKRPAVIAALTVAEVMLALETAHASYQLSHQRTGGR